Proteins encoded together in one Triticum dicoccoides isolate Atlit2015 ecotype Zavitan chromosome 7B, WEW_v2.0, whole genome shotgun sequence window:
- the LOC119336645 gene encoding uncharacterized protein LOC119336645 isoform X1, giving the protein MVPRVQTFAWRLLRRAIPTGMRAGRFSSHIIKQYARCDQEEDDIHLFFTCPFAKAAWFSEPWNIRSEFFVQNFGSIPAIIQALLTSNHPHASLNNIITFLWCIWKFRNDNLFGRKSNSPMQVYPAMQAIIKSQELVSSANIAGSQAEIIQKKMASYAHKPKQGCSLETDAWITGCKVYVDAAWKKNTTGSKNDSNKAGIGIVIQANENEQGTGILISAACGSVESPLQAEATALQVAAQIAYHITSSGVTFLVDNLTLAQAAASRNLLQVPGHWQIRSHLANFFGATANIQAQIFHIPRKLNVKAHNCAAFSYKEDHSLSNKFVCCKVEHVGGHCPTLAKLGNLCIKDCQILAGATTCPKKKDQA; this is encoded by the coding sequence ATGGTACCCAGAGTACAAACCTTCGCATGGAGGCTACTTAGGAGGGCAATTCCCACGGGTATGAGGGCAGGTAGATTTTCTTCTCATATTATAAAACAGTATGCTAGATGTgatcaagaagaagatgatatacaCCTATTCTTCACTTGTCCTTTTGCTAAAGCTGCTTGGTTCTCGGAACCTTGGAATATTAGGTCTGAATTCTTCGTGCAAAACTTTGGTTCAATACCTGCTATTATACAGGCCTTGTTAACTTCCAATCACCCTCATGCCTCTCTCAATAACATTATAACCTTTCTTTGGTGTATTTGGAAGTTCAGGAATGATAACCTTTTTGGCAGAAAATCAAATTCTCCTATGCAGGTATACCCAGCTATGCAAGCAATAATAAAAAGCCAAGAATTAGTATCTTCTGCAAATATTGCAGGTTCACAAGCAGAAATAATACAGAAAAAGATGGCAAGTTATGCACACAAGCCAAAGCAAGGATGTTCATTAGAAACAGATGCTTGGATTACAGGTTGCAAGGTTTATGTAGATGCAGCATGGAAGAAGAACACTACTGGCTCCAAGAACGACTCAAACAAAGCAGGAATAGGAATTGTCATTCAGGCCAATGAGAATGAGCAAGGAACAGGTATCTTAATCTCTGCAGCTTGCGGAAGTGTTGAATCTCCACTACAGGCAGAGGCTACAGCTCTACAGGTTGCCGCACAAATTGCTTACCATATCACTAGCAGCGGAGTTACTTTCTTAGTGGACAATCTGACACTAGCTCAGGCAGCGGCGTCAAGGAATCTTCTTCAAGTCCCTGGGCACTGGCAAATTAGAAGCCACCTAGCAAACTTTTTTGGTGCAACAGCGAACATTCAAGCTCAGATTTTTCATATTCCTAGGAAACTTAATGTAAAAGCTCACAATTGTGCAGCTTTTTCCTACAAAGAGGATCATTCCCTGAGCAATAAATTTGTTTGTTGTAAAGTAGAACATGTAGGAGGTCACTGCCCTACGCTTGCAAAGCTAGGTAACTTATGTATTAAGGACTGCCAAATCCTTGCTGGCGCCACCACTTGTCCAAAAAAAAAAGATCAGGCTTGA
- the LOC119336830 gene encoding signal peptide peptidase-like 1: MESLWKLSYLLEPASLALIVTAVSVAYASASRALYHGKEMERNLDFSEASITLDRSQALMIPLASSCSLLLMFYLFSSVSHLVTAFTAGASVMALFFCLSPSIAYAKSQLNLMDPFVSRCCSKSFTRLQGLLLTFCISTVAVWLVTGHWLLNNVLGISICIAFVSHVRLPNIKICSLLLVCLFVYDVFWVFFSERFFGANVMVSVATQKASNPVHTVANKLSLPGLQLITKKIELPVKLVFPRNLLGGIVPGSTPGDYMMLGLGDMAIPGMLLALVLSFDHRKSKGVAVPSDLSPSSKWRKYVWFALTGYGVGLVTALAAGILSQSPQPALLYLVPSTLGPIVYLSWLRNDLWELWEGSGTIVNEKAHLLEV; this comes from the exons ATGGAGTCCTTGTGGAAGCTGTCCTATTTGCTTGAGCCGGCGTCACTTGCTCTCATCGTGACGGCTGTTTCAGTTGCCTATGCATCAGCGTCTCGTGCTCTGTACCATGGCAAGGAGATGGAGAGGAACTTGGACTTCTCGGAGGCCTCCATCACACTTGATCGGTCGCAGGCTCTCATGATCCCCCTTGCAAGCTCATGCAGCCTACTGCTGATGTTCTATCTGTTTTCATCTGTATCGCACCTCGTCACCGCGTTTACCGCCGGAGCCTCTGTGATGGCGCTCTTCTTCTGTCTGTCTCCATCTATTGCCTACGCCAAGTCGCAGCTCAATCTAATGGATCCTTTCGTGTCAAGGTGCTGTTCCAAGTCATTTACCCGGTTGCAAGGATTGCTATTGACTTTCTGCATAAGCACGGTGGCAGTGTGGCTGGTAACAGGGCATTGGTTGCTAAATAATGTACTTGGGATTTCCATATGCATAGCATTTGTCAGTCATGTGAGGCTTCCCAACATAAAGATTTGTTCGTTGCTTCTCGTGTGTCTGTTTGTCTATGATGTTTTCTGGGTCTTCTTCTCCGAGAGGTTTTTCGGAGCAAATGTTATGGTCTCTGTTGCCACTCAGAAGGCATCTAACCCAGTTCACACAGTAGCAAACAAGCTTAGCCTGCCTGGGTTGCAGTTGATTACGAAGAAGATAGAGCTTCCGGTGAAGCTTGTCTTCCCTAGGAATTTGTTGGGCGGGATTGTTCCAGGAAGCACTCCTGGTGACTACATGATGCTTGGCCTTGGAGACATG GCCATCCCAGGGATGCTTCTAGCTCTTGTACTCTCTTTCGATCATCGCAAGAGCAAAGGTGTGGCTGTTCCATCAGACTTGTCTCCCTCCTCAAAGTGGCGAAAATATGTATGGTTTGCGCTAACAGGTTATGGTGTTGGCTTGGTAACTGCATTGGCAGCTGGGATCTTGTCTCAGTCGCCCCAGCCTGCTCTACTCTACCTG GTGCCCTCGACACTCGGGCCCATCGTGTACCTGTCATGGTTGAGGAATGATCTGTGGGAGCTGTGGGAAGGATCTGGCACAATTGTGAACGAGAAAGCTCATTTGCTGGAAGTCTGA
- the LOC119336645 gene encoding uncharacterized protein LOC119336645 isoform X2: protein MKLIAWNCRGKGNGLGSEKMTYLANLMRSTSAQVTFVSEIKSSKINTVDLINRFDIVDSIVVPSKGRSGGLWLMWTDEVKVQVQYVDFHVILASVLNIASNITFALVCIYGDLYHRETCQIWDRITSFVNDNQGKPILCMGDINDILYDADKSSPNVNIYRMRAFRVLVKQCGFIDLGYSGPAYTWTNRRYTSKPTLERLDRCLANADWCNIFPNSNVFNLPIIFSDHAPILLSTDGQYRKPKRNFKFENWWLMENDFHVHAKNVWSSSKNKLFHNRITNLAGALRKWCRKKKPIQQELDYLGEQIRNIQMQPIQTLHTFWATKYRRRLHLQCP, encoded by the exons ATGAAGCTTATTGCCTGGAATTGCCGAGGCAAAGGAAATGGCCTAGGTAGTGAAAAGATGACATACCTGGCCAATTTGATGAGATCAACGAGTGCTCAGGTAACTTTTGTGTCTGAGATAAAATCATCTAAAATTAACACTGTTGATCTTATCAACCGGTTTGACATAGTAGACAGTATAGTTGTGCCATCTAAAGGAAGATCCGGAGGTCTTTGGTTGATGTGGACTGATGAGGTTAAAGTTCAAGTTCAGTATGTTGATTTCCATGTCATCCTTGCATCTGTTCTTAATATAGCCTCTAACATAACTTTTGCGTTAGTTTGTATTTATGGTGATCTGTATCATCGTGAAACTTGTCAGATATGGGACCGGATTACCTCATTTGTCAATGATAATCAAGGCAAGCCTATCTTATGTATGGGAGATATTAACGATATTCTCTATGATGCAGATAAGAGTTCTCCCAATGTTAATATATATCGTATGCGTGCATTCCGTGTGTTGGTTAAACAATGTGGTTTCATAGATCTCGGGTATAGTGGTCCAGCATATACATGGACCAATAGGCGCTACACTTCAAAGCCAACTCTTGAGCGCCTTGATCGATGCCTTGCTAATGCAGATTGGTGTAATATCTTCCCTAATTCCAATGTTTTTAATCTGCCTATAATTTTTAGTGATCATGCTCCTATTCTTTTATCCACTGATGGCCAATATCGGAAGCCTAAAAGGAACttcaagtttgaaaattggtgGCTTATGGAAAATGACTTCCATGTTCATGCTAAGAATGTTTGGTCTAGCTCCAAAAATAAGTTGTTCCACAATAGGATTACTAACCTTGCAGGGGCTTTAAGGAAGTGGTGCAGAAAGAAGAAACCGATTCAACAAGAGCTGGATTATCTAGGCGAGCAAATAAGAAATATACAAATGCAGCCGATTCAG ACCTTACATACATTCTGGGCGACCAAGTATCGAAGGAGATTACACCTACAGTGTCCCTGA